Proteins co-encoded in one Brassica rapa cultivar Chiifu-401-42 chromosome A02, CAAS_Brap_v3.01, whole genome shotgun sequence genomic window:
- the LOC117132121 gene encoding polygalacturonase-like, with protein MGVHFGVSAFFVFCLLALSANAREFRITARPGSDITGELSKLFKEACQCVDKSTVLIPKGEFKLGEIEMMGPCKAPIIFVLQGTVRADGNVNGKDFWVAFRRITNFRLNGGGIFDGEGNASWRANNCHKTSLTQCKRLPISIRFDYITDGKVRDITSLDAKNFHINVIGAKNLTFEDIRIVAPEESPNTDGIHVGRSDGIKIINTNIKTGDDCISVGDGMKNLLVERVSCGPGHGISIGSLGLYGHEEDVTGVKVVNCTLRNTDNGVRIKTWPSAACSTTASGIHFENIILHNVSNPILIDQEYCPWNRCNKNKPSSIKLVDIKFKNIKGSSGNKDAVKLLCSKGFPCKNVEIGDIDITYNGKDGPATFQCSNVSPKLVGKQCPKACSSPVTKLPGH; from the exons ATGGGTGTACATTTTGGAGTATCAGCattctttgttttttgtttgttagctTTATCAGCAAATGCTAGAGAATTCAGAATCACTGCTCGTCCAGGTTCTGATATCACCGGC GAATTGTCGAAACTATTCAAGGAGGCATGTCAGTGCGTGGACAAGAGCACCGTTTTGATCCCAAAAGGTGAATTCAAGCTTGGGGAAATAGAGATGATGGGTCCATGCAAAGCTCCTATAATATTTGTTCTTCAAGGCACTGTGAGAGCTGATGGGAACGTTAACGGGAAGGACTTTTGGGTCGCTTTCCGCAGGATTACTAACTTTAGATTGAACGGAGGTGGTATCTTTGACGGTGAAGGTAACGCTTCATGGAGGGCTAATAACTGCCACAAGACGTCATTAACTCAGTGCAAGAGACTCCCTATC AGCATACGGTTTGATTACATAACTGACGGTAAGGTAAGAGACATAACCTCGTTAGATGCAAAGAACTTCCACATTAACGTGATCGGGGCAAAGAACCTGACATTCGAAGACATCAGGATCGTAGCCCCTGAAGAGAGTCCCAACACCGATGGAATCCACGTGGGAAGGAGTGACGGAATCAAGATCATCAACACCAACATCAAAACCGGAGATGACTGTATCTCTGTTGGGGACGGGATGAAAAACCTTCTTGTCGAAAGAGTTTCATGCGGTCCGGGACACGGAATCAGTATTGGAAGCCTCGGATTATACGGGCACGAGGAAGACGTCACTGGCGTCAAGGTCGTGAACTGCACCCTCAGAAATACTGACAATGGTGTGAGAATCAAGACATGGCCCTCTGCAGCTTGCTCCACGACCGCCTCTGGTATCCATTTCGAGAATATTATTCTCCACAATGTTAGCAACCCTATCCTCATCGACCAAGAGTACTGCCCCTGGAACCGATGCAACAAGAAT AAACCATCATCCATCAAGCTGGTGGACATAAAGTTCAAGAATATCAAAGGATCATCAGGGAACAAAGACGCAGTGAAGCTATTGTGCAGCAAGGGATTTCCGTGTAAGAACGTGGAGATCGGCGACATTGATATTACATATAATGGAAAAGACGGTCCAGCAACGTTCCAGTGCTCCAACGTATCTCCGAAGTTGGTGGGGAAACAGTGCCCTAAAGCTTGTAGCAGCCCAGTGACGAAGCTACCAGGCCACTAG